One Chrysiogenia bacterium genomic window, CACTTTCGGCGCCGCTCAGCGGCGACTTGCTGCGCACCGCGGGGCCGACCACTTCTTCGGCGAAGCTGTTCCACGCGCCGCAATCGGGGCAACGACCCACCCACTTGGGTGACTGGTGACCACATTCTGCGCACGCAAACACTGTTCTGGTTTTTGCCATCGTGAGCGGCAGTCTACTTGCACCGGCAGAGCGCGGGCAATGCGCCGCAGATGCCCGGTATAAAAGGACTTTCCCGCAAGATCGTTGCAGCGCGATCTTGTTTTCAAAGAGCGCAGTGCTATCGTTCTTTTTGACTTGGGAGGTCGGTCGCGCCCGTCCGGAAGCGCCCCGACCGGGAGCTACGCACCGCGCGCACGGCCTCGAGGGGACTCTATGAAACGCAATCAACGCGAGCTGGTCGAACGAATCGCCCGCCGCGCTCTTGGCGACGAGAAGGTCGACGAGATTCTCGAAATGCCCTTCGCCGATCTGGGATTCGGCTACGACCAGTTCGGCATGGAACGCGAATCGACGATCATTGCCTACATGATCGCCCGCGTTCTCTACGACTATTACTTCCGCGTCGAGAGCACCGGGCACGAGCACGTGCCGCGCAGCGGTCGCGTCATCGTCGCGCCCAACCACTCGGGCATGCTTCCCTATGACGGCGGCATGATTGCCGCCGACCTGCTCACTGCAGCCAAGCAGCCGCGGGCCATGCGCGGCATCGTCGATGACTTTGCCTGGCGCCTGCCCTACATCGGGCTGGGACTCGGGCGCGTGGGGCAGATCCCCGGCGCGCGCCGCAACTTCGAGGAGCTGCTCAAGTCCGAAGAGCTCGTCGTCGTGTTTCCCGAGGGTGCGCGCGGCACCGGCAAGTATTTCCGTGAACGCTACCAGCTCCAGCGATTCAACGTGGGCTTCATGGAACTCTCACTCGTCCACCAGACGCCCATCGTTCCGTGTGCCGTGGTCGGCGCCGAAGAGCAGGCCCCGATTCTCTTCAAAGTGAAATGGCTGGCCAAACTCATGGGAATTCCCTACGTGCCCATTACACCGACGTTTCCGCTGCTGGGGCCCATCGCGGGCACGATGCCCTACCCCACGAAGTACCACATCAGTTACGGCGAGGCGCAGCACTACTACCGCGAGTACGGGCCCGACGCGATCCATCACCCCGACGTGATGCGCCGCCTGGTCGATGAATATCAGGAAATCGTGCAGGACCTTGTCAGCGACGGCGTTCGCGATCGCAAGGGGGTTTTCGTATGAGCAAGATCGGACTTGAAGAGCTTCCCCCCGCAAAATCGGGCGCGCGCCGGCGCGTGCTCATCACTGGCGTGACCAGCACGCTCGGGCGCCAGCTTGCCGAGCGCCTCATGTATGACAAGAAGGTCGACTGCGTGATGGGCGTCGCCATGGACGATACGCCCTATTACTTCGAAGACTTCGACCAGCGGCGCTTCGTCTACAAGAAGGTCAACATCCTCAAGAGCCGCGAGCTCACGAACCTCTTTCTCTCCGACGAGTTCAAGTCGCGCGAGATCGACACGGTCGTACACCTGGCCTTCCATCACCGCCCGGAGTTCAACAACGAGAAGGTCCACCAGCTCAATGTCGAGGGGACGAAGAACCTTCTCGACCGCTGCCTGGAAACCGGCACCATCCGCAAGTTCGTCTTCAAGTCGAGCGCGCTCGTCTACAAGATCCGCCCGCACAACCCGATCCGCCTGCGCGAGAACGACGACCTCAACTTCGACGTTGACGCCCACCCCATCGTCAAGGACATGGTAGACGCCGAGATGCTCTGCCGCGCGAAGATGGACAACAAGAGCATGCAGATCGTCATCCTGCGTCCCTCGGCCACGATCGGGCGCAACGTAACGACCTTCTACAATTCGTTTCTTGAATCGAGCGTGTGCCTGCAGATCGCGGGCTTCAATCCGATGGTGAACCTGGTGCACTCGCGCGACGTGGTGCGCGCCGTCCAGCTCGGCATTCACAAGAACACCCAGGGCATCTTCAACATCGGCGGCAAGGAAACCGCGCCGGTCTCGGACTTTGTAAAACTCTCGGGCGCGGTGCAGCTCTCGGTGCCGGGCTTTGCACTAAAGCCGATCACCCGGATGCTCCGCCTCGCGGGCCTGTCAAAGTTCGACCCCAGCACCGACATGGAGCGCCTGCGCTTCTCGTGTCTGCTCGATACCGACAAGGCCAGCAAGGTGCTTGGATACGAACCCCAGCACCACATCAAATTCAGCTAGGCGTCTTCGGCATCCCGATAGAAAATCACAAAGGCCATTGCCGGCCGGCGCGAGGAATCGTTCTTGACGAACTGGATGGTTTCGAGGTGCCAGCCCTTGGGCACCCATTCGTTGAGGACGGACTCGATGCTCTCGTCGGTGACGACGTTGAGCTCGATCACCTTGAAGGTGGGGGTGGAGATCTTCTCGGCCATGGAGGAAGTCTAGCGCAACGCTTGCGGGGAAATAAAAGCGGCGCGCCGCACTAGATCGCGCTCTCGGCGCGGTGGGGCGGCATGGCCGTTCCCTTTACCAGGCGCTTCAAAATCATCTTGCGCTTTAAACCCGAGAGATGATCGACGAAGAGCTTGCCGTCGAGGTGATCGACCTCGTGCTGAACGACCACGGCGGGAAAGCCCTCCATGATCTGGTCGATGGGCTCGCCCCCTGGGGTCATGCCGGTAAGCCGAATGCGCTCATGGCGCTTCACCTCGGCAAAGGCGCCGGGCACCGAGAGGCAGCCCTCCTCGCAGACGATGGTCCCCTCGCCCTCGGAGATGACGGGATCGACGATGGCCATGAACTGGCCCTCTTCCTCGCCACCGCTGGGGTCGATGACAACGAGCCGGATGGACCGGCCGATCTGCGGCGCGGCCAGCCCCACGCCGGGGGCCTCGTACATGGTTTCCTTCATGTCCTCTACGAGCTGGCGAATCTCTTCGTCAGGGGTGCCCACGGGCTTTGCCACCTGGCGCAGCACCTCTTCGGGGTAGGTATAGATTTCCAGCAGGGCCATGAGGGTCTCCGAAAGTCGCTCAAGAATACGGCGAAAGGGCGACTCACGCGCCGCTCCGATCCCGCGAAGCCTATACTAGGGCTCCCCCGGGGGCCTGCCAAGCCCCCTGTCCCCGGATCCCGCCCCGATTGGCGATTTGCGCCCCGTACCGCTAGAATTCCCTGCGTTCCACGGGTGGTTGAAAGAGCCGGAAGCACGTCTATTTGAGGAGACCGGGCGGAGTCCTGTTATGGCAGATTCTGCATCGATCAAGCATGCGCAGGGATCCGAACCCGCTGCGCAGGACGCGGGTATCCCACGGTGGGAGCAGTTTGCCGACTACGCGCGAAAGAGCACGGACGAGCACCGCCGCTCCGAGCTCTTTTTGCAGGCCGCCAACCTGTGCGAGGACACCGACGGCGATCCCGCTCAGGCCGCCGCCCTCTACCGCGAGGCGCTGGAGGCCAACCCCCACGAGTCGGTCGCCCTGCTGGCGCTCGAGCGCATCTACCTGCACGAGTGCGACTGGACCTCGCTCTACCTGGTCTACGGCCTCCACGCCGAGGCCCTCGAAGCCGAAAACCGAAAGACCGCGCGCGCCGAGTTGCTGGGCAAGATGGCCCGCCTGGCGCGCGAGCGCCTGAGCGAGAAAGAACTCGCCGCCGTCTGCTATGAAAATCTTCTCGATGCCACCCCCGGCGATCCCGAGGCGATCCGATTCCTGCTGACCCGTCACCAGGAATCGGGCGACCACGAGAGCATCGAGCGCGTGCTGAGCGTGCAGATCACCCGCGTCCCCGACGCCTCGGAACGCTCGGAGATGCAGCGCATCCTTGCCGAGACCATCGCGCGCGAAGAGCACCGCGCAGAGGAAGCCGCGCGCTACTTCAGCGAGGCCTGCGAGAGCGACCCGCTCAACCACGGCGCCTTCCAGGGGCTGCTGGGAACGCTACACGGCGTCTCGGACCCGAGCGCCCACGTCGATCTGTTTGCCCGCCGCGAGAAGGCGCTCGCCACCCTGCCCGTCAATCCCAATGTCGAGAACGCGCTCTTC contains:
- a CDS encoding NAD-dependent epimerase/dehydratase family protein, whose protein sequence is MSKIGLEELPPAKSGARRRVLITGVTSTLGRQLAERLMYDKKVDCVMGVAMDDTPYYFEDFDQRRFVYKKVNILKSRELTNLFLSDEFKSREIDTVVHLAFHHRPEFNNEKVHQLNVEGTKNLLDRCLETGTIRKFVFKSSALVYKIRPHNPIRLRENDDLNFDVDAHPIVKDMVDAEMLCRAKMDNKSMQIVILRPSATIGRNVTTFYNSFLESSVCLQIAGFNPMVNLVHSRDVVRAVQLGIHKNTQGIFNIGGKETAPVSDFVKLSGAVQLSVPGFALKPITRMLRLAGLSKFDPSTDMERLRFSCLLDTDKASKVLGYEPQHHIKFS
- a CDS encoding acyltransferase family protein, yielding MKRNQRELVERIARRALGDEKVDEILEMPFADLGFGYDQFGMERESTIIAYMIARVLYDYYFRVESTGHEHVPRSGRVIVAPNHSGMLPYDGGMIAADLLTAAKQPRAMRGIVDDFAWRLPYIGLGLGRVGQIPGARRNFEELLKSEELVVVFPEGARGTGKYFRERYQLQRFNVGFMELSLVHQTPIVPCAVVGAEEQAPILFKVKWLAKLMGIPYVPITPTFPLLGPIAGTMPYPTKYHISYGEAQHYYREYGPDAIHHPDVMRRLVDEYQEIVQDLVSDGVRDRKGVFV
- the def gene encoding peptide deformylase, whose product is MALLEIYTYPEEVLRQVAKPVGTPDEEIRQLVEDMKETMYEAPGVGLAAPQIGRSIRLVVIDPSGGEEEGQFMAIVDPVISEGEGTIVCEEGCLSVPGAFAEVKRHERIRLTGMTPGGEPIDQIMEGFPAVVVQHEVDHLDGKLFVDHLSGLKRKMILKRLVKGTAMPPHRAESAI
- a CDS encoding DUF4177 domain-containing protein is translated as MAEKISTPTFKVIELNVVTDESIESVLNEWVPKGWHLETIQFVKNDSSRRPAMAFVIFYRDAEDA